A single Diachasmimorpha longicaudata isolate KC_UGA_2023 chromosome 10, iyDiaLong2, whole genome shotgun sequence DNA region contains:
- the LOC135166567 gene encoding prostatic acid phosphatase-like isoform X1 yields MLYLLLFMATIVLPSSRAGDPELGNIVLANVLFRHGDRTPLDPYPNDPWRNESLWPVPFGQLTNLGKHQHLELGRWFRARYDQLLPRKYSFHDIYIRSTDVDRTLMSAEANLAGLYPPVGEQIWDTLKWMPIPVHTSPEKEDNVLSGKKYCARYNYELNRVLNSLKMRKIIQDHQKLFDYLTKMAGKKIDDLEQLNYLYNNLFIESIYNRTLPEWTKPIYPDKLQPLAALSFETQANNKILQRLRMGLLVKEMVDHMVQKSRNALVPDRKLFMYSAHDDTVANLLMTLGLFEPHCPPYTATILIELRQNAKSQFVVTISYKNSTAEPTLLTLPGCIPACPLSQFVKLTKDIIPEDWDKECLITWETYGVDFSISTILGIMMFAILLLIFVVLLIVSFVFWHYKRAHCQYYTRLSTDSI; encoded by the exons CGTACCCGAACGATCCCTGGAGGAATGAGTCGCTCTGGCCGGTGCCCTTCGGACAACTGACTAAT TTGGGGAAGCATCAGCACTTGGAACTCGGCAGATGGTTCCGAGCAAGATACGACCAATTGTTACCCAGGAAGTATTCCTTCCACGACATTTACATTCGAAGTACAGACGTGGATCGCACGCTGATGTCAGCGGAGGCCAACCTCGCTGGGTTGTACCCACCGGTGGGTGAGCAGATCTGGGATACGCTCAAGTGGATGCCGATACCCGTTCACACAAGCCCGGAGAAGGAGGACAACGTCCTCTCCGGAAAAAAGTACTGCGCCAGGTATAATTACGAACTAAATCGGGTGCTCAACTCGctaaaaatgcgaaaaatcaTTCAAGATCATCAGAAGCTCTTCGATTATCTCACTAAGATGGCTGGGAAGAAGATCGATGATCTGGAGCAGTTGAATTACTTgtacaacaatttatttattgag AGTATTTACAATAGAACTCTCCCAGAATGGACCAAACCCATTTATCCGGATAAACTTCAACCACTTGCGGCTCTGAGTTTTGAAACTCAGgcgaataataaaattctacAGAGACTCAGAATGG gGCTGTTAGTGAAAGAAATGGTGGACCACATGGTCCAAAAATCAAGAAACGCTCTCGTACCtgacagaaaattatttatgtacTCAGCCCATGATGACACTGTAGCCAATCTGTTAATGACCTTGGGGCTGTTTGAGCCCCACTGTCCGCCCTACACGGCGACCATCCTCATAGAACTCAGGCAGAACGCGAAGAGTCAGTTCGTCGTGACGATATCCTACAAGAATTCAACAGCAGAACCGACTCTGCTGACCCTGCCAGGCTGCATCCCAGCCTGCCCTCTCTCCCAATTCGTAAAATTAACCAAAGATATCATCCCAGAGGACTGGGACAAGGAGTGCTTGATCACGTGGGAGACTTATGGCGTGGACTTCAGTATTTCAACGATTTTAG GCATCATGATGTTCGCCATTCTCCTCCTGATCTTCGTCGTCCTCCTCATCGTCTCGTTTGTCTTCTGGCATTACAAACGAGCCCATTGTCAGTATTACACTCGCCTCTCCACGGattcaatttaa
- the LOC135166567 gene encoding prostatic acid phosphatase-like isoform X2: MILKLFRHGDRTPLDPYPNDPWRNESLWPVPFGQLTNLGKHQHLELGRWFRARYDQLLPRKYSFHDIYIRSTDVDRTLMSAEANLAGLYPPVGEQIWDTLKWMPIPVHTSPEKEDNVLSGKKYCARYNYELNRVLNSLKMRKIIQDHQKLFDYLTKMAGKKIDDLEQLNYLYNNLFIESIYNRTLPEWTKPIYPDKLQPLAALSFETQANNKILQRLRMGLLVKEMVDHMVQKSRNALVPDRKLFMYSAHDDTVANLLMTLGLFEPHCPPYTATILIELRQNAKSQFVVTISYKNSTAEPTLLTLPGCIPACPLSQFVKLTKDIIPEDWDKECLITWETYGVDFSISTILGIMMFAILLLIFVVLLIVSFVFWHYKRAHCQYYTRLSTDSI; encoded by the exons CGTACCCGAACGATCCCTGGAGGAATGAGTCGCTCTGGCCGGTGCCCTTCGGACAACTGACTAAT TTGGGGAAGCATCAGCACTTGGAACTCGGCAGATGGTTCCGAGCAAGATACGACCAATTGTTACCCAGGAAGTATTCCTTCCACGACATTTACATTCGAAGTACAGACGTGGATCGCACGCTGATGTCAGCGGAGGCCAACCTCGCTGGGTTGTACCCACCGGTGGGTGAGCAGATCTGGGATACGCTCAAGTGGATGCCGATACCCGTTCACACAAGCCCGGAGAAGGAGGACAACGTCCTCTCCGGAAAAAAGTACTGCGCCAGGTATAATTACGAACTAAATCGGGTGCTCAACTCGctaaaaatgcgaaaaatcaTTCAAGATCATCAGAAGCTCTTCGATTATCTCACTAAGATGGCTGGGAAGAAGATCGATGATCTGGAGCAGTTGAATTACTTgtacaacaatttatttattgag AGTATTTACAATAGAACTCTCCCAGAATGGACCAAACCCATTTATCCGGATAAACTTCAACCACTTGCGGCTCTGAGTTTTGAAACTCAGgcgaataataaaattctacAGAGACTCAGAATGG gGCTGTTAGTGAAAGAAATGGTGGACCACATGGTCCAAAAATCAAGAAACGCTCTCGTACCtgacagaaaattatttatgtacTCAGCCCATGATGACACTGTAGCCAATCTGTTAATGACCTTGGGGCTGTTTGAGCCCCACTGTCCGCCCTACACGGCGACCATCCTCATAGAACTCAGGCAGAACGCGAAGAGTCAGTTCGTCGTGACGATATCCTACAAGAATTCAACAGCAGAACCGACTCTGCTGACCCTGCCAGGCTGCATCCCAGCCTGCCCTCTCTCCCAATTCGTAAAATTAACCAAAGATATCATCCCAGAGGACTGGGACAAGGAGTGCTTGATCACGTGGGAGACTTATGGCGTGGACTTCAGTATTTCAACGATTTTAG GCATCATGATGTTCGCCATTCTCCTCCTGATCTTCGTCGTCCTCCTCATCGTCTCGTTTGTCTTCTGGCATTACAAACGAGCCCATTGTCAGTATTACACTCGCCTCTCCACGGattcaatttaa